A single genomic interval of Brevibacillus brevis harbors:
- a CDS encoding MFS transporter, producing the protein MSTITSNVKQQATGAKNSTLALLALAISAFGIGTTEFVIVGLLSTVAQDLKVTITLAGLLISGYALGVAIGAPIITALTSRIPRKMLLMLLMIVFVVGNSAAALSSSFTLLIIARFFTAFSHGVFFSIGSTIAADLVPENKRASAIATMFTGLTVATVTGVPLGTFIGQMFGWRATFWGVAILGVIALISTAILVPSNLKKAKPASIKDQVKIITNVPLLLVFAITALGYGGTFVTFTFLGPILEEITGYQASAVSLILLVYGIAVAIGNTVGGKAADKNPIKALRWMFIIQAIILILLTFTAPFKWVGTLTIMLMGLLAFMNVPGLQVYVVQLAEKYVPSAVDVASAINIAAFNLGIAIGAFVGGIIVDTIGLIHTPWVGGVMVLGAALLTVISSKLEKARH; encoded by the coding sequence ATGAGCACAATTACATCCAATGTGAAGCAGCAAGCAACTGGTGCGAAAAACTCCACTCTTGCTTTACTTGCTCTCGCAATCAGCGCATTTGGTATCGGAACTACTGAATTCGTTATCGTCGGTTTGTTGTCTACAGTCGCACAGGATTTGAAAGTAACCATCACCTTAGCAGGACTTCTTATTTCTGGATATGCATTAGGAGTAGCAATTGGAGCGCCGATTATTACAGCACTTACAAGTAGAATTCCACGCAAAATGCTGCTCATGCTTTTGATGATTGTCTTTGTTGTCGGCAACAGTGCGGCAGCCTTGTCGAGTAGTTTTACGCTTTTAATCATTGCCCGTTTCTTTACCGCGTTTTCTCATGGAGTATTTTTCTCCATCGGTTCGACGATTGCAGCCGATCTGGTGCCAGAAAACAAGCGTGCCAGTGCGATTGCGACAATGTTTACTGGTCTGACTGTCGCAACCGTTACAGGCGTACCTTTGGGAACGTTTATTGGACAAATGTTTGGATGGAGAGCGACTTTTTGGGGTGTGGCCATTCTTGGCGTGATTGCACTTATCTCGACAGCGATTCTGGTACCAAGCAATTTGAAAAAAGCCAAGCCTGCTTCTATTAAAGACCAAGTGAAAATAATCACAAACGTGCCACTGTTGCTTGTCTTTGCGATTACGGCACTTGGCTACGGCGGTACCTTCGTAACCTTTACGTTCTTAGGGCCGATTCTGGAAGAAATCACGGGTTATCAGGCAAGTGCTGTCAGTCTGATTCTTCTCGTCTATGGGATTGCAGTAGCGATTGGAAATACGGTCGGAGGAAAAGCGGCTGACAAGAATCCGATAAAAGCGTTGCGCTGGATGTTCATCATTCAGGCGATCATTCTGATCCTGTTAACATTTACTGCTCCTTTCAAATGGGTGGGAACCCTGACGATTATGCTGATGGGCCTCTTGGCTTTTATGAACGTACCGGGTTTACAGGTATATGTCGTGCAGTTGGCTGAAAAATACGTGCCAAGTGCTGTTGATGTAGCTTCTGCCATTAACATTGCGGCATTCAATCTCGGCATTGCGATTGGAGCCTTTGTGGGAGGAATCATCGTCGATACCATTGGACTGATTCATACACCATGGGTGGGTGGAGTAATGGTGTTAGGTGCAGCATTACTCACGGTGATCAGCAGCAAGCTGGAAAAAGCTCGTCATTAA
- a CDS encoding LLM class oxidoreductase encodes MSKFDGHYGFQRMFQEGKMTLGFHIPLEAYEWEAPTMERQVELVQAAEDYGFTGIWLRDVILQDPAFGDPATGQIYDMMIYLTYLAAQTKKIAFGTSSIVLPLRHPLRVAKETATIENLFPQRLMMGISSGDRRADFHGLNVPHEQRAELFRDGYDYLQKVMAEDFPKINSPYGMIDGANLVPKSTAPIPTFITGYSQQTMDWFAQNGDGWIYYPRDPFNQAHAIQEWRELVQKYHPGVFKPFIQPLHLDLAENPDESVTPIRLGYRVGRKMLLELLAMYQEVGVNHLFFALFPSKRPIDEVIDELGQEVLPYFPAHIDSPERV; translated from the coding sequence ATGAGCAAATTCGACGGTCATTATGGATTTCAGCGAATGTTCCAAGAAGGCAAGATGACCTTGGGATTTCACATTCCGTTAGAGGCATACGAATGGGAAGCACCGACAATGGAGCGCCAGGTTGAACTCGTCCAAGCGGCAGAAGACTATGGCTTTACCGGAATCTGGCTGCGGGATGTGATTTTGCAGGACCCCGCTTTTGGTGACCCTGCAACCGGGCAAATTTATGACATGATGATTTATTTAACGTATTTGGCTGCGCAAACCAAAAAAATCGCTTTCGGTACCTCAAGTATCGTTCTTCCACTGCGGCATCCGCTACGAGTGGCAAAAGAGACAGCGACCATCGAAAATTTGTTTCCCCAACGTTTGATGATGGGGATTTCTTCCGGGGACAGACGGGCTGATTTTCATGGATTGAATGTACCACATGAACAACGTGCAGAGCTGTTTCGCGATGGCTACGACTATTTGCAGAAGGTCATGGCAGAGGATTTCCCAAAAATCAACTCCCCATATGGCATGATTGACGGAGCGAATCTGGTACCAAAATCGACCGCGCCCATTCCTACTTTTATCACGGGGTACAGTCAACAAACAATGGACTGGTTTGCGCAAAACGGAGATGGCTGGATTTATTACCCGCGTGATCCATTCAATCAAGCACATGCCATCCAAGAATGGAGAGAGCTTGTCCAGAAATATCATCCAGGTGTATTCAAGCCGTTTATTCAGCCTCTTCACTTGGATCTTGCGGAAAATCCGGATGAGTCGGTCACGCCGATTCGATTAGGCTACCGAGTTGGTAGAAAAATGCTTTTGGAACTACTGGCCATGTATCAAGAGGTCGGTGTCAATCACTTGTTTTTCGCCCTGTTCCCTAGCAAGCGTCCCATTGACGAGGTCATCGATGAGCTAGGACAAGAAGT